One window from the genome of Serinibacter salmoneus encodes:
- a CDS encoding CTP synthase gives MPLTGQGSQSHVTKHVFVTGGVVSSLGKGLTASSLGQLLRSRGLRVTMQKLDPYLNVDPGTMNPFQHGEVFVTEDGAETDLDIGHYERFLDVELDQGSNVTTGQIYSTVIAKERRGEYLGDTVQVIPHITDAIKERMRARAHEEGAPDVIITEIGGTVGDIESQPFLEAARQVRQDVGRANVFFLHVSLVPYIGPSKELKTKPTQHSVAALRSIGIQPDAIVCRSDRPLPEGVKRKIAAMCDVDDEAVSNAVDAPSIYDIPKVVHSEGLDAYVVRRLDLPFRDVDWSTWGKVLDAVHHPAHEVEVALVGKYIDLPDAYLSVTEALRAGGFAQDSRVVIRWVASDDCATPEGARRALEGVDAILVPGGFGVRGIEGKLGALTWARRNLVPTLGICLGLQCMVIEYARTELGLTGASSSEFDPATPDPVVATMAEQLAIVGGEGDLGGTMRLGSYEATLGAESLAASVYGTREVTERHRHRYEVNNAYRERLEAAGLRISGTSPDGSLVEFVELDPEVHPYYIATQAHPEFKSRPTRAHPLFSGLVEAALRRQRETRLLEVDPTR, from the coding sequence ATGCCGTTGACAGGCCAGGGCTCGCAGAGCCACGTCACCAAGCACGTGTTCGTGACGGGTGGTGTGGTGTCCTCGCTGGGCAAGGGCCTCACGGCCTCCAGTCTCGGGCAGTTGCTCCGCTCGCGCGGTCTGCGGGTGACGATGCAGAAGCTCGACCCGTACCTCAACGTGGATCCGGGCACGATGAACCCGTTCCAGCACGGCGAGGTGTTCGTCACCGAGGACGGCGCCGAGACGGACCTGGACATCGGTCACTACGAGCGCTTCCTGGACGTCGAGCTCGACCAGGGCTCCAACGTCACCACGGGGCAGATCTACTCCACCGTGATCGCCAAGGAGCGGCGCGGGGAGTACCTCGGCGACACCGTCCAGGTCATCCCGCACATCACCGACGCCATCAAGGAGCGGATGCGCGCCCGCGCCCACGAGGAGGGCGCGCCGGACGTCATCATCACCGAGATCGGGGGAACGGTCGGTGACATCGAGTCCCAGCCGTTCCTGGAGGCCGCACGCCAGGTGCGCCAGGACGTCGGTCGCGCGAACGTCTTCTTCCTGCACGTCTCCCTGGTGCCCTACATCGGCCCCTCCAAGGAACTCAAGACCAAGCCCACCCAGCACTCCGTGGCGGCGCTGCGCAGCATCGGCATCCAGCCGGACGCGATCGTGTGCCGCAGCGACCGTCCGCTGCCTGAGGGAGTCAAGCGCAAGATCGCCGCGATGTGCGATGTGGACGACGAAGCGGTCTCCAACGCCGTGGACGCCCCGAGCATCTACGACATCCCCAAGGTGGTGCACTCCGAGGGCCTGGACGCCTACGTGGTGCGGCGCCTGGACCTGCCGTTCCGGGACGTGGACTGGAGCACCTGGGGCAAGGTGCTCGACGCCGTGCACCACCCCGCCCACGAGGTCGAGGTGGCCCTGGTCGGCAAGTACATCGACCTGCCCGACGCCTACCTCTCGGTGACCGAGGCGCTGCGCGCCGGCGGGTTCGCCCAGGATTCGCGCGTCGTGATCCGCTGGGTGGCCTCCGACGACTGCGCAACCCCGGAGGGCGCCCGGCGCGCGCTGGAGGGCGTGGACGCGATCCTCGTGCCCGGCGGATTCGGCGTGCGCGGCATCGAGGGCAAACTGGGCGCCCTGACGTGGGCGCGGCGCAACCTTGTGCCGACGCTGGGGATCTGCCTGGGTCTGCAGTGCATGGTGATCGAGTACGCCCGCACCGAACTGGGCCTGACGGGCGCGTCCTCCTCGGAGTTCGATCCGGCCACCCCGGACCCGGTGGTGGCCACCATGGCCGAGCAGCTCGCGATCGTGGGCGGCGAGGGCGACCTGGGCGGCACGATGCGCCTGGGCTCCTACGAGGCCACGCTCGGCGCCGAGAGCCTCGCCGCCTCGGTGTACGGCACCCGGGAGGTGACCGAACGTCACCGGCACCGCTACGAGGTGAACAACGCCTACCGCGAGCGGCTGGAGGCGGCCGGACTGCGGATCAGCGGCACCTCGCCGGACGGCTCCCTCGTGGAGTTCGTGGAGCTCGACCCCGAGGTCCACCCCTACTACATCGCCACCCAGGCCCACCCGGAGTTCAAGTCCCGACCCACCCGGGCGCACCCGCTGTTCTCCGGCCTGGTCGAGGCCGCATTGCGCCGGCAGCGGGAGACCCGCCTGCTCGAGGTGGACCCCACCCGATGA
- a CDS encoding NUDIX domain-containing protein codes for MTPDGADLGDQRRERPVVAERTVHTGRVFDLVSRTVDLGEAGTVTREYLRHPGAVAVVALDEAERVLMIRQYRVPVAAYLWEIPAGLLDGGAQETLLGAAQRELAEEADIAAARWDVLVDYATTPGGSDEVLRIFLARDLRPVTDSDFVREGEEAEIEVRWVPLAEAVAAVLAGRIHNPSAVAGLLAAERVLRTGSVPRPVAADWALRDSPRPA; via the coding sequence ATGACGCCGGACGGCGCCGACCTGGGCGATCAGCGGCGGGAACGGCCGGTCGTGGCCGAGCGCACGGTGCACACCGGCCGGGTGTTCGACCTGGTCTCGCGCACGGTGGACCTGGGGGAGGCCGGCACCGTCACACGCGAGTACCTGCGGCACCCGGGAGCCGTGGCCGTGGTCGCGCTCGACGAGGCCGAGCGGGTGCTCATGATCCGGCAGTACCGTGTGCCGGTGGCGGCCTATCTGTGGGAGATCCCTGCCGGGCTGCTCGACGGCGGTGCGCAGGAGACCCTGCTGGGCGCCGCCCAGCGGGAGCTCGCCGAGGAGGCCGACATCGCCGCGGCGCGATGGGACGTGCTCGTGGACTACGCCACGACCCCCGGCGGGTCGGATGAGGTGCTGCGGATCTTCCTCGCGCGCGACCTGAGGCCGGTCACCGACTCCGACTTCGTGCGTGAGGGCGAGGAAGCCGAGATCGAGGTCCGGTGGGTACCGCTGGCCGAGGCCGTGGCGGCGGTGCTCGCCGGCAGGATCCACAACCCCAGCGCGGTGGCCGGGCTGCTGGCCGCCGAACGGGTGCTGCGCACCGGATCCGTACCGCGCCCCGTGGCGGCCGACTGGGCGCTCCGGGACTCCCCGCGCCCGGCGTGA
- a CDS encoding COX15/CtaA family protein produces MSAVAPSPTPTSTPTASRVVLGFAIANLAAQIGIIFTGGVVRLTGSGLGCSTWPQCEPGSFTPVLHAESGLHPYIEFGNRLLTFVLVVVAAGLALSVWRSASTRTRPRSLKVLALAPILGVVVQAVLGGITVLVDLHPAVVGSHFFLSAALVWLSTVVLWRLREGDAPARATLTVPERWRTWMGALPWALGVLTAIVVVLGVLTTGSGPHSGDSEVGYRFALDPALIARFHAVSVWAFLAVVGVSLVPVMSRRSAAGAAAAAVPAALRARRAWIVLVVVTLAQGGIGYVQYFTGLPIPLVSLHLLGSGLLIAAVTAAVLSLRTREQVR; encoded by the coding sequence GTGTCAGCCGTAGCGCCCTCCCCCACCCCAACCAGCACGCCGACCGCCTCCCGTGTGGTCCTCGGATTCGCGATCGCGAACCTCGCGGCGCAGATCGGGATCATCTTCACCGGTGGCGTGGTGCGCCTCACGGGCTCCGGACTCGGCTGCTCCACGTGGCCGCAGTGCGAACCGGGGAGCTTCACCCCGGTGCTGCACGCCGAGAGCGGGCTGCATCCCTACATCGAGTTCGGGAACCGGCTGCTGACCTTCGTGCTGGTCGTGGTCGCGGCCGGCCTCGCGCTGAGCGTGTGGCGCTCGGCCAGCACCCGCACCCGCCCCCGTTCGCTCAAGGTCCTGGCCCTCGCGCCGATCCTGGGCGTCGTGGTGCAGGCGGTCCTCGGGGGCATCACCGTGCTGGTGGACCTACACCCCGCCGTGGTCGGCTCCCACTTCTTCCTCTCCGCCGCTCTGGTGTGGCTGTCCACCGTGGTGCTGTGGCGCCTGCGGGAGGGGGACGCACCGGCTCGCGCGACCCTGACCGTCCCGGAGCGCTGGCGCACCTGGATGGGCGCGCTGCCGTGGGCGCTGGGCGTCCTCACCGCGATCGTGGTGGTGCTCGGCGTGCTCACCACGGGGTCCGGTCCGCACTCCGGTGACTCCGAGGTCGGCTACCGCTTCGCCCTGGACCCGGCCCTCATCGCCCGGTTCCATGCGGTGTCCGTCTGGGCGTTCCTCGCCGTGGTGGGCGTCAGCCTGGTGCCCGTGATGAGCCGCCGCTCCGCCGCAGGCGCAGCCGCCGCGGCGGTGCCCGCGGCGCTGCGCGCACGCCGGGCGTGGATCGTCCTGGTCGTCGTGACCCTCGCTCAGGGCGGAATCGGGTACGTGCAGTACTTCACGGGCTTGCCGATCCCGCTGGTGTCCCTGCACCTGCTGGGGTCGGGACTGCTGATCGCGGCCGTGACGGCCGCCGTGCTCTCGCTACGCACCCGCGAGCAGGTCCGCTAG
- a CDS encoding S8 family peptidase encodes MTNSSMRGRWWRTSAATAAAAALVAATAAGATAAPEDLPTAETVPSDRSLELSSEGATSNLNPDEGRVAAFVELTSETTREVTLGRSGLAAQQSAQQAAAATDALASEVVAAIDDDATTLYTTVNAVAGVAVEADAAALLEIAERDDVVSVKRIVLKEPTLNAGTDIFTGATAAWEDLGVTGEGETIAVIDTGIDYTHTDFGHSDITYPTTLDAAAETQFVTDPGWPQGKVIGGWDFVGRTYTGTSAGTEAMPDPNPLDESPAMCTDVPADISRGGGHGTHVAGTAAGYGTNADGSTFEGDYATLTSEDLLSMKVGPGSAPEADLVALKVFGCAGSTAYVSAALDWLADPTNEVAEQTTVVNLSVGSVLSAADDPENAFVDALTEDGKVVVISSGNGGDTFDVGGSPGNASSALTVANSIGSTFEFAGATVITGDTEEVVAGQYSINYAFGDGTVGPLELVTLSGGSLNYLSGCEPYTAEDAAAVAGKAVVVAWDDNNTLPCGSTARTTYAADAGAEGIVFTGLNEVFSAGLSGAASIPTFQFTGPVTADLLTYDPSTGVISVNEPTEIIFDNSLQVIAQAPAMADTLNDSSSRGVHGTYGIVKPDVAAPGTTISSADVGSIDSASIKSGTSMSAPHVAGIAALTAQSHPDWSPVQVKAAVMNTANHDVTLDGTPFGPQRVGSGRVDALDAVTNDIIAYSAEEEDLVTVTFGIVAVDESFSETKPVEIANSGDEAVTLDVAYTAQSEMPGAQYTVSPSSVTVPAGGTATVDVTLTIDDPAALAKVADPTLSMTQLGLSRQWVATPQGWLEFAGAPETDGALRVPVSSAVKPVADLGANDVTFGSALATSTVLEMTGTGLNQDGYLSLVAPFELAGTSGQLEETTRALDEGMDLAAVGTAPVSYEVANDYVYFGIATHDSWPTLGGSAWLDVTVETGEGTYNVQTIKYSDGFDYYDIPVVGVWDSTGGNTGLEFLNDIPNIDTNTFDTSVAVLPVSLDSLGYSAEEIAAGDISFEYSVTGYVETDPVDTITGLTYDMATNLRFGDTSSALYVGAPGTGIEVHRTAAAMAGADAEVNDRVEVEPTGTEVLLLSLHNGVGDQAITLETQNVVPNVPADQVFIDVAPGNLFFDDISWLYDQGITTGWETPEGLEYRPLSSINRDAMAAFLYRYDQKFGSQEPYTPPTTSPFVDVSTSNQFYTEIAWLYEQGISTGWETAAGVEFRPLQPIARDAMAAFLYRYDDVDDFTPPAESEFLDVSTSNQFYTEIAWLGSTGISTGWEVDGGFEYRPLEPIARDAMAAFLYRYDNLG; translated from the coding sequence GTGACTAATTCGAGTATGAGAGGTCGGTGGTGGCGTACCTCCGCTGCCACCGCCGCAGCGGCAGCACTGGTCGCGGCCACCGCCGCAGGTGCCACCGCCGCCCCGGAGGACCTTCCCACCGCCGAGACCGTCCCGTCCGATCGATCGCTCGAACTCTCGAGCGAGGGTGCGACATCCAACCTGAACCCTGACGAGGGTCGCGTCGCCGCGTTCGTCGAACTCACCTCCGAGACCACCCGCGAGGTCACCCTCGGCCGCTCCGGTCTGGCCGCGCAGCAGTCCGCCCAGCAGGCTGCTGCCGCGACGGACGCGCTGGCGAGCGAGGTCGTCGCCGCCATCGACGACGACGCGACCACGCTGTACACCACGGTCAACGCCGTCGCCGGGGTGGCAGTCGAGGCCGACGCCGCCGCCCTGCTGGAGATCGCCGAGCGCGACGACGTCGTCAGCGTGAAGCGGATCGTGCTCAAGGAGCCGACGCTGAACGCCGGCACGGACATCTTCACCGGCGCCACTGCCGCCTGGGAGGACCTCGGCGTCACCGGCGAGGGCGAGACGATCGCCGTCATCGACACCGGTATCGACTACACCCACACCGACTTCGGGCACAGCGACATCACCTACCCGACCACGCTGGACGCGGCCGCAGAGACGCAGTTCGTCACCGACCCGGGCTGGCCGCAGGGCAAGGTCATCGGCGGCTGGGACTTCGTGGGCCGTACCTACACCGGGACCAGCGCCGGCACCGAGGCGATGCCGGACCCGAACCCGCTGGACGAGTCCCCGGCGATGTGCACCGACGTCCCCGCGGACATTTCCCGAGGCGGGGGCCACGGCACCCACGTGGCCGGCACCGCCGCCGGCTACGGCACGAACGCCGACGGGAGCACGTTCGAGGGCGACTACGCCACCCTCACCTCCGAGGACCTGCTGTCCATGAAGGTGGGGCCGGGCTCCGCACCCGAGGCGGACCTGGTCGCGCTGAAGGTGTTCGGCTGCGCGGGCTCCACCGCCTATGTCAGCGCCGCCCTGGACTGGCTGGCCGACCCGACCAACGAGGTCGCCGAGCAGACCACCGTGGTGAACCTGTCCGTCGGCTCGGTCCTCAGCGCCGCCGACGACCCGGAGAACGCCTTCGTCGACGCGCTCACCGAGGACGGCAAGGTCGTGGTGATCTCCTCCGGTAACGGTGGCGACACCTTCGATGTGGGCGGCAGCCCGGGTAACGCCTCCTCCGCCCTGACGGTCGCCAACTCCATCGGCAGCACCTTCGAGTTCGCCGGTGCAACGGTGATCACCGGGGACACCGAGGAGGTCGTGGCCGGTCAGTACTCGATCAACTACGCCTTCGGCGACGGCACCGTGGGGCCGCTGGAACTCGTCACCCTCTCGGGCGGGTCCCTGAACTACCTCTCCGGATGCGAGCCCTACACCGCCGAGGACGCCGCGGCCGTGGCGGGCAAGGCCGTCGTGGTCGCCTGGGACGACAACAACACCCTGCCGTGTGGCTCCACCGCACGCACCACCTACGCCGCCGATGCCGGCGCCGAGGGCATCGTGTTCACGGGGTTGAACGAGGTCTTCTCCGCCGGCCTCAGCGGCGCCGCCTCGATCCCGACGTTCCAGTTCACCGGTCCGGTGACCGCCGATCTGCTCACCTACGACCCGAGCACCGGCGTGATCTCCGTGAACGAGCCGACCGAGATCATCTTCGACAACTCGCTGCAGGTGATCGCGCAGGCGCCGGCAATGGCCGACACCCTGAACGACTCCTCCTCACGTGGGGTCCACGGCACCTACGGGATCGTCAAGCCCGACGTCGCTGCGCCGGGCACCACGATCAGCTCGGCGGACGTCGGCTCGATCGACTCCGCGTCGATCAAGTCGGGTACCTCGATGTCCGCGCCGCACGTGGCGGGGATCGCGGCGCTCACCGCCCAGTCCCACCCGGACTGGTCGCCGGTGCAGGTCAAGGCCGCGGTGATGAACACCGCGAACCACGACGTCACCCTCGACGGCACGCCGTTCGGCCCGCAGCGAGTCGGCTCCGGCCGTGTCGATGCCCTGGACGCCGTGACCAACGACATCATCGCCTACTCCGCCGAGGAGGAGGACCTGGTCACGGTGACCTTCGGGATCGTGGCAGTCGATGAGTCCTTCTCCGAGACGAAGCCGGTCGAGATCGCCAACTCCGGCGACGAGGCCGTGACCCTGGACGTCGCCTACACGGCGCAGTCCGAGATGCCGGGTGCGCAGTACACGGTCTCCCCGAGTTCCGTGACCGTTCCTGCGGGCGGCACCGCCACGGTGGATGTCACGCTGACGATCGACGACCCGGCCGCGCTGGCCAAGGTCGCCGACCCGACGCTCTCCATGACCCAGCTGGGTCTGTCCCGTCAGTGGGTCGCCACCCCGCAGGGTTGGCTCGAGTTCGCCGGCGCCCCCGAGACCGACGGCGCCCTGCGCGTGCCGGTCTCCAGCGCCGTCAAGCCCGTGGCCGACCTGGGTGCGAACGACGTGACGTTCGGTAGCGCCCTGGCCACCTCCACGGTGCTCGAGATGACCGGCACCGGCCTGAACCAGGACGGCTACCTCTCGCTCGTCGCCCCGTTCGAGCTCGCGGGCACCTCCGGCCAGCTCGAGGAGACCACCCGCGCGCTGGACGAGGGCATGGACCTGGCAGCCGTCGGAACCGCCCCGGTGAGTTACGAGGTCGCCAACGACTACGTGTACTTCGGTATCGCCACGCACGACTCCTGGCCCACTCTGGGCGGATCCGCCTGGTTGGACGTCACCGTCGAGACCGGGGAGGGCACGTACAACGTCCAGACCATCAAGTACTCCGACGGGTTCGACTACTACGACATCCCGGTGGTCGGTGTGTGGGACTCCACCGGTGGCAACACGGGTCTGGAGTTCCTGAACGACATCCCGAACATCGACACCAATACCTTCGACACCTCGGTCGCGGTGCTGCCGGTCTCGCTGGACTCGCTCGGGTACTCCGCTGAGGAGATCGCCGCGGGCGACATCTCCTTCGAGTACTCGGTGACCGGGTACGTCGAGACCGACCCGGTGGACACCATCACCGGGCTGACCTACGACATGGCCACCAACCTGCGTTTCGGTGACACCAGCAGCGCGCTCTACGTGGGTGCACCGGGCACGGGGATCGAGGTGCACCGCACCGCAGCCGCGATGGCCGGGGCCGACGCCGAGGTCAACGACCGCGTGGAGGTCGAGCCGACGGGCACCGAGGTGCTGCTGCTCTCGCTGCACAACGGCGTGGGTGACCAGGCGATCACGCTCGAGACCCAGAACGTGGTCCCGAACGTGCCGGCCGACCAGGTGTTCATCGACGTGGCGCCGGGGAACCTGTTCTTCGACGACATCTCCTGGCTGTACGACCAGGGCATCACCACCGGGTGGGAGACGCCCGAGGGCCTGGAGTACCGCCCGCTGTCGTCGATCAACCGCGACGCCATGGCCGCGTTCCTCTACCGCTACGACCAGAAGTTCGGTAGCCAGGAGCCCTACACGCCGCCGACCACGTCCCCGTTCGTGGACGTGTCCACGAGCAACCAGTTCTACACGGAGATCGCCTGGCTCTACGAGCAGGGCATCTCCACCGGCTGGGAGACCGCGGCGGGGGTGGAGTTCCGTCCGCTGCAGCCGATCGCTCGTGACGCGATGGCGGCGTTCCTCTACCGCTACGACGACGTGGATGACTTCACGCCGCCCGCGGAGTCGGAGTTCCTGGACGTGTCCACGAGCAACCAGTTCTACACGGAGATCGCCTGGTTGGGCTCGACCGGCATCTCCACCGGGTGGGAGGTCGACGGCGGGTTCGAGTACCGACCGCTCGAGCCGATCGCTCGTGACGCGATGGCGGCGTTCCTCTACCGCTACGACAACCTCGGCTGA
- a CDS encoding ABC transporter permease — MSAASRVLAHGRFELVGSLRNGEQLLVSLVLPALVLVGLGAWDTVMLTLPEGAARIDVVVPGVLALAIVSAGFTSLAIATAFERRWGVLRQLATTPLGPSGIVAGKSLGVAALVVAQCAVLGALGFATGWRPDLAAWPAAVALVALGVATFTCLGLLVAATLRAEGVLAVANLAWVLMAAGGGLVLPLDSLPSGLASAVSLLPSGALGEGLRDALIDGSAPVAQILTLAAWSVVSALAARRWFRPSE, encoded by the coding sequence ATGAGCGCCGCTTCACGCGTGCTCGCGCACGGTCGGTTCGAGCTCGTCGGATCCCTGCGCAACGGTGAGCAGTTGTTGGTCTCCCTCGTGCTGCCTGCGCTCGTGCTGGTCGGCCTCGGCGCGTGGGACACGGTCATGCTCACCCTCCCCGAGGGCGCTGCGCGCATCGACGTCGTCGTGCCCGGCGTGCTGGCCCTCGCGATCGTCTCGGCCGGGTTCACCTCGCTCGCCATCGCCACGGCTTTCGAGCGACGGTGGGGGGTGCTGCGCCAGCTCGCCACAACGCCGCTGGGCCCCTCGGGCATCGTGGCGGGCAAGTCCCTGGGCGTTGCGGCGCTGGTGGTCGCGCAGTGCGCCGTGCTGGGCGCGCTCGGGTTCGCGACCGGCTGGCGACCCGATCTCGCCGCATGGCCCGCTGCGGTCGCGCTGGTGGCCCTCGGGGTCGCCACGTTCACCTGCCTCGGACTCCTGGTGGCGGCCACCCTGCGCGCGGAGGGTGTGCTGGCCGTGGCGAACCTCGCGTGGGTCCTGATGGCGGCCGGGGGCGGCCTCGTGCTGCCGCTGGACTCGCTTCCCTCCGGGCTCGCGTCCGCGGTGTCGCTGCTGCCATCCGGCGCGCTGGGCGAGGGGTTGCGCGACGCACTGATCGACGGCTCCGCACCCGTGGCGCAGATCCTCACCCTGGCCGCCTGGTCGGTGGTCTCCGCGCTTGCCGCTCGGCGCTGGTTCCGCCCCTCCGAGTAG
- a CDS encoding ABC transporter ATP-binding protein encodes MPTPALEITDLTVRYGTTTAVAGLTLAAQAGSVTAVLGPNGAGKTTTIECAEGLRPFQGGTIRVLGHSPGSLQARARVGVMLQDAGLPLGRRVKEVLHLAGRVHDRPLPIDPLVEELDLGAVLTTPVRRLSGGQRQRLALALALIGRPSLAFLDEPSAGMDPHARAAAWATVRRLRQSGCAVVLTTHHLDEAEELADEIHILQRGALLASGTAPELIARYAASGSVEVVLDRRLTPDQAADLADAMRPATTRAEADRWVLAAASPADVPALIAACAAWCADQGCAILRLTSGGGTLEHAYLRATDRAQQDRSMSDGDAHLGEAGA; translated from the coding sequence GTGCCCACCCCTGCCCTGGAGATCACCGACCTCACCGTGCGCTACGGCACGACCACCGCGGTGGCAGGGCTCACCCTCGCGGCCCAGGCGGGCAGCGTGACGGCGGTGCTGGGCCCCAACGGGGCCGGGAAGACGACCACGATCGAGTGCGCAGAGGGCCTGCGCCCCTTCCAGGGGGGCACGATCCGGGTGCTGGGGCATTCTCCCGGTTCCCTCCAGGCGCGCGCCCGGGTCGGGGTCATGCTGCAGGACGCAGGCCTCCCGCTCGGCCGGCGGGTGAAGGAGGTGCTGCACCTGGCGGGCCGCGTCCACGACCGGCCGCTCCCGATCGACCCACTGGTCGAGGAACTCGACCTCGGTGCGGTGCTGACCACCCCGGTGCGGCGGCTGTCCGGGGGGCAGCGTCAGCGCCTCGCGCTCGCGCTCGCCCTGATCGGACGTCCCTCGCTCGCCTTCCTCGATGAGCCGAGCGCGGGTATGGACCCTCACGCGCGGGCCGCCGCCTGGGCCACGGTGCGCCGCCTGCGCCAGAGCGGCTGCGCCGTCGTGCTCACCACGCACCACCTGGACGAAGCCGAGGAACTCGCCGATGAGATCCATATCCTGCAACGGGGGGCTCTCCTGGCCTCGGGAACGGCACCGGAGCTGATTGCGCGCTACGCCGCGTCCGGCAGTGTGGAGGTGGTGTTGGATCGGCGCCTCACGCCCGATCAGGCCGCTGACCTCGCCGACGCGATGCGGCCGGCCACCACGCGCGCCGAGGCGGACCGGTGGGTGCTCGCCGCGGCCTCGCCTGCCGACGTCCCGGCGCTGATCGCCGCGTGTGCCGCGTGGTGCGCGGACCAGGGCTGCGCGATCCTGCGCCTGACCAGCGGCGGCGGAACCCTGGAACACGCGTACCTGCGCGCCACCGACCGCGCGCAGCAGGACCGGTCGATGAGCGATGGCGACGCCCACCTCGGCGAGGCCGGAGCATGA
- a CDS encoding helix-turn-helix transcriptional regulator, with product MSTPLHPAAEEDSGTRARVRELVIELGPVQASSIAERLDLTPAAVRRHLTALVDAGEVCERAAVRAAPRGRGRPPREYVATGRAQQHLPDDSSLVARQALRALARSAGPAGVQEFAREWLREPEERYAAALAPVGESPQARATALADLLSRDGYAASVRTVSLVPERAAVVQLCQGHCPVREIAQEFPQLCEAETQMLQRLLGVHVQRLATIAGGGHACTTHIPGPPPEIRPQTQPRRPSPATPEPIQTNEEGLA from the coding sequence GTGTCCACACCCCTGCACCCCGCCGCAGAGGAGGACTCCGGCACCCGTGCGCGGGTCAGGGAGCTCGTGATCGAACTGGGGCCCGTGCAGGCGAGTTCGATCGCCGAGCGGCTGGACCTCACACCCGCGGCTGTGCGCCGTCACCTCACGGCGCTGGTGGACGCGGGAGAGGTGTGTGAGCGCGCCGCGGTCCGCGCCGCTCCCCGTGGCCGCGGTCGACCTCCGCGGGAATACGTTGCGACGGGGCGCGCGCAACAGCACCTACCCGATGACTCCTCGCTCGTGGCGCGGCAGGCATTGCGGGCGCTCGCGCGCAGCGCCGGGCCGGCTGGCGTCCAGGAGTTCGCGCGGGAGTGGTTGCGCGAACCCGAGGAGCGGTATGCCGCGGCACTGGCGCCGGTGGGGGAGTCCCCGCAGGCCCGAGCGACCGCCCTGGCGGACCTGCTCTCTCGGGACGGCTACGCCGCATCGGTTCGCACGGTCTCGCTCGTGCCCGAACGGGCTGCCGTGGTGCAGTTGTGCCAGGGACACTGCCCGGTCCGTGAGATCGCGCAGGAGTTTCCCCAACTGTGCGAGGCTGAGACGCAGATGCTGCAGCGGCTGCTCGGGGTCCACGTGCAGCGACTGGCCACCATCGCCGGCGGCGGCCACGCCTGCACCACGCACATCCCCGGCCCCCCGCCCGAGATTCGCCCACAGACCCAACCCAGGCGCCCGAGTCCCGCGACGCCTGAGCCGATCCAGACGAACGAGGAAGGACTCGCATGA